Proteins encoded within one genomic window of Pedobacter africanus:
- a CDS encoding family 43 glycosylhydrolase has protein sequence MKIRSFTKWIAVILLLLTACQKEAPKEGTAVELLRPDQVISAAPPLGTLIDGAIYRIRGISSSFSGGPAVEVTGNSGAENAKIQQWPWFPNNGQKWKLLKIDPTYYKLVNVTSNKCLESPSSTSGDILQQATDDGSDAQSWSIAYSGSNNVFSLTNKATGMKMVVDPDNSTSGTKIRQKSSVSGTQDLFNFHNVYFQNPLIEASRPDPYVAEKDGYYYFMYTRGNKIGLRKTASMSLLSTAPESVIWTPPTGTAYSSNIWAPELHFLSGKWYIYFAANDGTGDTHRMYVLENANADPMIGTWTFKGKIFDPSDQWAIDGSVLTIGSANYFIWSGWESTASRYKQYLYLATMSNPWTISGPRIKISSPTNTWEKHEPSSIGAGVNEGPIMLQKDAGSPVFIIYSASRYSSDDYCLAQIQLKSGGDPTVAADWINKKQVFVRNDANAVYGPGHNGFFTSTYTDPNGVVKKENWFIYHARSVPNVTNGARSPRMQKMSWNADGSPNFGIATATGVDIPVPVGE, from the coding sequence ATGAAAATCAGATCATTCACTAAATGGATTGCCGTCATTCTGTTGTTGCTGACGGCCTGTCAAAAAGAAGCCCCAAAAGAGGGCACAGCTGTCGAATTGCTACGGCCTGATCAGGTGATTAGTGCCGCGCCACCATTAGGTACGCTGATTGATGGGGCAATTTACCGCATCAGAGGGATATCCTCCAGCTTTTCAGGTGGACCTGCAGTTGAAGTAACTGGCAACTCCGGTGCTGAAAATGCCAAAATCCAGCAATGGCCCTGGTTTCCCAATAATGGACAGAAATGGAAATTGCTTAAAATCGATCCAACTTATTATAAACTGGTTAATGTGACCAGCAACAAGTGCCTTGAATCGCCCTCATCCACTTCGGGTGATATTTTACAGCAGGCCACCGATGATGGCAGCGATGCCCAGAGCTGGTCGATAGCTTATTCCGGCAGCAACAATGTATTTTCGCTGACCAATAAAGCGACGGGGATGAAAATGGTGGTGGATCCCGATAACAGTACCTCGGGAACAAAAATAAGGCAAAAGAGCAGCGTCTCCGGCACACAGGACCTATTCAATTTCCATAATGTCTATTTTCAAAACCCTTTGATTGAAGCCAGCAGGCCAGACCCTTATGTGGCAGAAAAGGACGGTTATTATTATTTCATGTACACCAGGGGCAATAAGATAGGTCTTAGAAAAACCGCTTCCATGTCTTTGCTCTCTACAGCTCCTGAAAGCGTCATCTGGACTCCTCCCACGGGAACAGCATATTCATCGAACATCTGGGCGCCTGAACTGCATTTCCTTTCCGGAAAATGGTACATCTATTTTGCAGCAAATGATGGGACGGGAGATACCCATCGCATGTATGTGCTGGAAAATGCCAATGCTGACCCAATGATAGGAACCTGGACCTTTAAGGGAAAGATATTTGATCCCAGTGATCAATGGGCAATTGACGGCTCGGTCCTCACTATAGGGTCAGCCAATTATTTCATCTGGTCAGGATGGGAAAGTACCGCCAGCAGGTACAAACAATATCTATATCTGGCCACCATGTCAAATCCCTGGACCATCAGCGGCCCAAGGATCAAAATTTCATCACCTACCAATACCTGGGAAAAACATGAACCCAGCTCTATCGGTGCGGGTGTGAACGAAGGCCCGATCATGTTACAAAAAGATGCCGGCAGCCCGGTATTTATCATCTATTCCGCCAGTCGCTACAGTAGCGACGATTATTGCCTCGCACAAATACAGTTGAAAAGCGGGGGCGATCCTACGGTTGCTGCCGACTGGATCAATAAGAAACAGGTTTTCGTGAGGAATGATGCCAACGCGGTGTACGGGCCGGGGCACAATGGCTTTTTCACCAGCACTTATACCGATCCTAATGGGGTAGTCAAAAAAGAAAACTGGTTTATATATCATGCCAGAAGCGTTCCTAATGTTACGAACGGTGCCAGAAGCCCAAGAATGCAGAAGATGAGCTGGAACGCTGACGGCTCACCGAATTTTGGCATTGCCACGGCAACCGGGGTCGATATACCTGTTCCTGTAGGAGAATAA
- a CDS encoding ligand-binding sensor domain-containing protein — translation MQRLAQVFFVQLILFFAVFTCEGQSYYFKHYQADDGLAHNSVASIIQDKKGMIWIGTRAGLNRFDGYTFKTYKNGNNKFGNIGNNVINTLVEDKNGMLWVGTGWGIFKYDPYKEVFTPLSAAPQIYINHIVVDDQNNLYFLAERKLYKYIQQENKVVDLKIRASCLAFDSDMNLLMGTDDGFIRTYNMQRKLTTSVRVIAPHVPSNLRSISRILPAKNNELLVGCFKQGLKSYNTKTGLIRSLPLRNSNNTDIYVRDITAANDREYWVATESGIYIYDLVSNTSRNLRKQAGDPYSIADNAVYTVCRDNQGGMWAGTFFGGLNYYSKENARFEKYYPLQGGNSISGSAVREICSDNKGNLWIGTEDAGINKLNLKTGKFTHYTSTGKKGDVSYPNIHGLLALDDQLFIGPFLHGMEIMDINTGLIKERFKLIGSKGDLVSDFVLCIYLTKDSTLLIGTAYSGSGLFKYDRKRSTFTRIPQIPYNSYVFDIEEDEKGNIWTGSVAQGAFYYNPKTGKSGNIRFGDKVKGKIVNEFPVYGILEDSDHAMWFTTEGGGMIRLSPDRKTLKKFTTENGLPSNVLFRMLEDDDKRLWISSLKGLICFDMRTEQFKIYTQSNGLITDQFNFNSAYKDRNGKMYFGSVKGMIAFDPKTFEQKNAGPSTYITGFQINNKEIGPGLDDSPLRKSILYTDTIVLRHDQNNFSIEFAALNYSSPEVTRYTYLMHGLDKNRTYLSSNRKAYFTDLSAGDYTFIVQAKSNIGSWTGKERLLFIKILPPFWKSYPAYFCYALVLALGLFWSVRYYHRYLERRNQNKLQLFEHEKEKEIYQAKIEFFTNIAHEIQTPLTLILGPVERMIKKVAEQEGLKKSLLMVEKNAKRLAELTSQLLDFRKTEMNQFGLNFVNIDINHLLNEQISAFRQEAEKNHISLGMELPRNNVTVFADREALVKICSNLISNAIKYAASTVTVGLAPVQPGAEEFTISFSNDGRGIPDEFKDKIFEPFFRLYSKDKPGTGIGLSLAKSLTELHNGSLKLVSGNTNMIVFELTLPIHQKFEFKLSSWKKIK, via the coding sequence ATGCAGCGCCTGGCCCAAGTTTTTTTTGTTCAGCTGATACTGTTCTTCGCAGTTTTTACCTGTGAGGGGCAGTCCTACTATTTTAAGCACTACCAGGCCGACGATGGCCTGGCCCATAATTCGGTAGCCTCCATCATTCAGGATAAGAAAGGCATGATCTGGATAGGTACGCGTGCCGGTCTGAACCGCTTTGACGGCTATACTTTTAAAACCTACAAAAACGGGAACAACAAATTTGGCAATATCGGGAACAATGTGATCAACACCCTTGTTGAGGATAAAAATGGAATGCTCTGGGTTGGTACCGGCTGGGGGATTTTTAAGTATGATCCCTATAAAGAAGTTTTTACACCACTTAGTGCGGCACCGCAAATTTATATCAACCACATTGTGGTGGATGATCAGAACAACCTGTATTTTCTGGCGGAACGAAAGCTGTACAAATACATTCAGCAGGAAAACAAAGTTGTTGACCTGAAAATCCGGGCTTCCTGCCTGGCTTTTGACAGCGACATGAATTTATTGATGGGTACCGACGATGGCTTCATCCGGACCTACAACATGCAGCGCAAATTAACGACAAGTGTGAGGGTCATTGCCCCGCATGTTCCCTCAAATCTCCGTTCCATCAGCAGAATACTTCCGGCAAAAAACAATGAATTGCTGGTCGGATGCTTTAAGCAGGGCCTGAAAAGTTACAATACCAAAACCGGACTGATCAGGTCATTGCCTTTGCGTAACAGCAACAACACCGATATCTATGTGCGCGATATTACAGCTGCCAACGACAGGGAATACTGGGTGGCTACCGAATCGGGCATTTACATTTACGATCTGGTAAGCAACACCAGCCGCAACTTGCGTAAACAGGCGGGCGACCCCTATTCTATTGCCGACAATGCCGTTTATACGGTTTGCAGGGATAACCAGGGCGGGATGTGGGCAGGCACCTTTTTCGGGGGACTAAATTACTATTCAAAAGAAAATGCAAGATTTGAAAAATATTATCCCCTGCAGGGTGGAAACTCCATATCGGGTAGTGCGGTACGGGAGATCTGTTCGGACAACAAGGGGAACCTGTGGATTGGGACAGAAGATGCCGGCATTAACAAACTCAATTTAAAAACAGGGAAGTTTACCCATTATACTTCGACAGGAAAAAAAGGAGATGTATCCTATCCCAATATTCATGGGTTATTGGCGCTGGACGATCAACTGTTCATAGGGCCATTTTTACATGGCATGGAAATCATGGATATCAACACTGGCCTAATAAAGGAGCGGTTTAAACTGATCGGCAGCAAAGGTGACCTGGTCAGTGACTTTGTCCTCTGCATTTACCTGACAAAGGACAGTACTCTGCTTATTGGTACCGCCTACAGCGGCTCAGGTTTATTTAAGTATGACAGGAAGCGCAGCACCTTTACCCGCATTCCGCAAATCCCCTATAATTCCTATGTTTTTGACATCGAAGAGGATGAGAAAGGGAACATCTGGACCGGCAGTGTAGCGCAGGGCGCATTTTATTATAACCCTAAAACGGGGAAAAGCGGCAATATCCGCTTTGGCGACAAGGTTAAGGGGAAAATTGTAAATGAGTTTCCTGTATATGGCATACTGGAAGATAGTGACCATGCCATGTGGTTTACTACCGAAGGCGGCGGGATGATCAGGCTGAGCCCCGACAGAAAGACCTTAAAAAAATTCACCACTGAAAATGGCCTGCCCAGCAACGTTCTGTTCCGCATGCTCGAAGATGACGACAAACGGCTCTGGATAAGCTCACTAAAAGGCCTGATCTGTTTTGACATGCGTACAGAACAATTCAAAATTTACACGCAGTCCAATGGATTAATTACCGATCAGTTCAATTTCAACTCGGCCTATAAAGACCGCAATGGTAAAATGTACTTCGGTTCCGTAAAAGGTATGATTGCTTTTGACCCGAAAACATTTGAACAAAAAAATGCGGGTCCGTCGACTTACATTACCGGCTTTCAGATCAACAACAAAGAGATCGGGCCTGGCCTGGACGACAGTCCGCTCCGTAAATCCATTTTATATACCGACACCATCGTCCTCCGGCACGACCAGAACAATTTCAGTATCGAATTTGCTGCATTAAACTACTCCTCGCCCGAGGTTACCCGCTACACATATTTAATGCATGGGCTGGACAAAAACAGGACTTATCTGAGCAGTAACCGCAAAGCTTATTTTACGGACTTATCGGCGGGCGATTATACCTTTATTGTTCAGGCCAAAAGCAATATAGGCAGCTGGACAGGCAAAGAGCGCCTGCTTTTCATTAAAATCCTTCCGCCCTTCTGGAAAAGTTACCCTGCTTATTTCTGCTATGCACTGGTATTGGCACTCGGCCTGTTCTGGTCAGTGCGCTACTACCATCGTTACCTGGAACGCAGGAACCAGAATAAACTGCAGTTGTTTGAACATGAAAAGGAAAAAGAGATCTACCAGGCCAAGATCGAGTTCTTCACCAATATTGCCCATGAGATACAAACCCCGCTGACGCTGATCTTAGGACCGGTTGAGCGGATGATTAAAAAGGTGGCGGAGCAAGAGGGATTGAAAAAAAGCCTGTTAATGGTTGAGAAAAATGCGAAACGTTTGGCCGAACTGACCAGTCAGCTCCTTGATTTCCGCAAAACCGAAATGAACCAATTTGGCTTAAACTTTGTCAATATCGACATCAACCACCTGTTGAATGAGCAAATTTCGGCGTTCAGACAGGAAGCCGAAAAAAACCATATTTCACTGGGTATGGAGTTGCCCAGGAACAATGTTACCGTCTTTGCAGACAGGGAGGCGTTGGTAAAGATTTGCAGTAACCTGATCTCAAATGCCATAAAATACGCCGCAAGTACGGTGACAGTAGGTCTGGCCCCTGTTCAACCCGGCGCCGAAGAATTTACCATCAGCTTTAGCAATGATGGCCGGGGAATACCGGACGAATTCAAGGACAAAATATTTGAGCCGTTTTTCAGATTGTACAGTAAAGATAAGCCAGGTACAGGCATAGGGCTTTCACTGGCCAAATCCCTAACGGAACTGCACAATGGTTCGCTCAAATTGGTATCTGGCAACACCAATATGATCGTTTTCGAATTAACTTTACCCATACATCAGAAATTTGAATTTAAATTAAGCAGCTGGAAAAAGATAAAATGA
- a CDS encoding response regulator transcription factor: MSDSILIIDDNEDILEFLSEVLGDTYKLHLAENGEVAQEILNAEVVDLIVSDIMMPGIDGFEVCRMVKSNVEYCHIPVVLLTAKNTYKAHIESLEVGADIYIQKPFSPELLQLQIANLLKNRLNIKAHFASSPFEDVRVMAHSKTDEAFLKKLDEYIRNNIKNPNIDIDQLAEHMNMSRPTFYRKIKSLSSLSPKELIDITRLKKATRMIAQNEFTLFEIAKAVGYSSQSLFNKNFQKYFNVTPLEYTNSLAKDVNL, translated from the coding sequence ATGAGCGATAGTATCCTGATTATAGATGACAACGAGGATATCCTGGAATTTTTATCAGAAGTTCTGGGCGATACCTATAAATTGCACCTGGCCGAAAATGGAGAAGTGGCACAAGAAATTCTAAACGCAGAAGTGGTAGACCTGATTGTATCAGATATCATGATGCCCGGGATAGATGGATTTGAAGTTTGCCGGATGGTCAAATCAAACGTAGAATATTGCCATATACCGGTAGTGCTGCTAACGGCCAAAAACACTTATAAGGCGCATATAGAGAGCCTGGAGGTTGGGGCCGACATCTATATTCAAAAACCATTTTCTCCGGAGCTCTTACAACTGCAAATCGCTAATCTGCTGAAGAACCGCTTAAACATAAAAGCCCATTTTGCCAGCTCGCCTTTTGAAGATGTTCGTGTGATGGCACATTCCAAAACCGACGAGGCATTTCTGAAAAAACTGGATGAATATATCCGAAACAACATTAAAAATCCGAATATTGATATTGATCAGCTCGCGGAACACATGAACATGAGCAGGCCAACTTTTTACCGCAAAATCAAATCCCTTTCCTCCTTATCTCCAAAAGAACTGATCGACATTACCCGCCTTAAAAAAGCAACCCGAATGATTGCACAAAACGAATTTACCCTGTTCGAGATCGCCAAAGCGGTGGGCTACAGCAGTCAAAGCCTTTTTAATAAAAATTTCCAGAAATATTTTAACGTTACCCCATTGGAATACACGAATTCGCTGGCTAAAGATGTAAACCTTTAA
- a CDS encoding glycoside hydrolase family 130 protein: MNRKYALFLTLMFLFCTGISSPAQNKNTFPGWALGDFVRPKGVNPVISADSATSFRDPMTNSRIHWQANDTFNPAAAVKDGKIIVLYRSEDKSGIKIGSRTSRLGYAVSRDGLNFSRRSEPVLYPDNDDQKAFEWPGGCEDPRVAVTEDGTYLMLYTQWDRKVPRLGAATSKDLIHWTKHGPIFQDAYEGKFFNIPTKSASILTQVKGGRQVIVKWKGQYFMYWGERHIYGAVSSNLVDWKPLVDMQGALLRLASPRPGFFDSDMTECGPPAIWTEKGIVLLYNGRNHPGDRGDKRYNGGAYCAGQMLFDKTDPTRLLDRLDVPFFWPAEPFEKSGQYRNGTVFIEGMAWFNDKWFLYYGCADSKVGVAIYSPDLKK, translated from the coding sequence ATGAACAGAAAATATGCTCTTTTCCTTACCCTAATGTTTTTATTTTGTACCGGTATCAGCAGCCCGGCACAAAATAAAAACACATTTCCCGGCTGGGCGCTCGGCGACTTTGTGAGGCCCAAAGGTGTAAATCCAGTAATTTCTGCCGATTCAGCTACGAGTTTCCGGGATCCAATGACAAATTCCAGGATTCATTGGCAGGCAAACGATACCTTTAACCCGGCAGCCGCAGTAAAAGATGGAAAAATTATTGTCCTTTACCGCTCAGAAGACAAGAGCGGGATTAAAATTGGCAGTCGTACTTCAAGACTGGGGTATGCCGTCAGCAGGGATGGCCTGAATTTTTCCCGCAGGAGCGAGCCTGTTCTTTACCCTGACAATGACGATCAGAAAGCTTTTGAATGGCCTGGGGGATGCGAAGATCCACGGGTAGCCGTAACTGAAGATGGAACTTACCTCATGTTGTACACGCAATGGGACCGAAAGGTACCAAGATTGGGAGCAGCGACCTCAAAAGACCTTATCCACTGGACAAAGCATGGCCCGATATTTCAGGACGCGTATGAAGGGAAATTTTTTAATATCCCTACAAAATCAGCATCCATTTTAACACAGGTAAAGGGCGGCCGGCAGGTTATTGTGAAATGGAAGGGCCAGTATTTTATGTATTGGGGCGAGCGGCATATATATGGTGCAGTTTCATCAAACCTGGTGGATTGGAAACCTCTGGTGGATATGCAGGGGGCACTGCTCAGGCTGGCATCACCACGACCGGGTTTTTTCGATAGCGATATGACCGAATGTGGTCCCCCGGCAATATGGACTGAAAAAGGGATCGTGCTGCTTTACAATGGCAGAAACCATCCTGGCGACAGAGGTGATAAGCGGTATAACGGGGGCGCATATTGCGCAGGCCAGATGTTATTTGACAAAACTGATCCGACCAGGTTATTGGACCGTCTTGATGTGCCTTTCTTCTGGCCTGCCGAGCCCTTTGAAAAAAGCGGGCAATACCGTAATGGTACCGTATTTATTGAAGGCATGGCCTGGTTTAACGACAAGTGGTTTCTTTATTATGGCTGTGCCGACTCAAAGGTTGGTGTTGCCATATATAGTCCTGACCTAAAAAAATAA
- a CDS encoding glycoside hydrolase 5 family protein: protein MKCRLFMLIIAGLFFNAGAFAQVKTIAPEKVWSAKKAADWYKTQPYLVGANYIPANAINQLEMWQADTFDPATIDKELGWAENIGMKTMRVFLHSLAYKADPAGFKLRIDQFLSIADKHHIKPMFVFFDDCWNKVPQIGKQPEKKIGIHNSGWMQDPGDPAYKDPANYPALETYVKDILKSFSHDKRILLWDLYNEPGNSGKTGSSMTLLSNIFTWARAVNPEQPITAGLWNWGEKFNELNRFQLANSDVISYHCYDNPELHLRTIELLKFHGKPLICTEYMARTRNSTFTNILPLLKKENVVAINWGFVDGKTNTKYAWDTPMADGGEPALWFHEIFKADGSPYKNEETELIRKVTGVK from the coding sequence ATGAAGTGCAGGTTATTTATGCTGATCATCGCAGGCTTATTTTTTAATGCAGGCGCTTTTGCCCAGGTAAAAACGATCGCCCCTGAAAAAGTATGGTCGGCCAAAAAGGCGGCCGACTGGTATAAAACCCAGCCTTACCTGGTTGGTGCCAATTACATCCCCGCAAACGCTATAAATCAGCTGGAAATGTGGCAGGCCGACACCTTTGATCCGGCGACAATAGATAAAGAACTGGGCTGGGCAGAAAATATCGGAATGAAAACGATGCGGGTCTTTCTGCATAGCCTGGCCTATAAAGCAGACCCTGCAGGCTTTAAATTGCGTATCGATCAATTTTTGTCGATTGCAGACAAACATCACATCAAACCAATGTTCGTGTTTTTTGACGATTGCTGGAATAAAGTACCTCAAATTGGAAAACAGCCTGAAAAAAAGATCGGGATACACAATTCAGGCTGGATGCAGGACCCTGGTGATCCTGCATACAAAGACCCTGCAAACTATCCGGCCCTGGAAACTTATGTAAAAGATATCCTTAAATCCTTTTCACATGACAAGCGGATCTTGCTGTGGGACCTTTACAATGAGCCCGGTAACAGTGGCAAAACCGGATCCAGTATGACCTTGCTGAGCAATATATTCACCTGGGCACGTGCAGTTAATCCGGAGCAGCCGATAACGGCCGGTCTTTGGAACTGGGGCGAAAAATTTAATGAACTTAACCGCTTCCAGCTGGCCAATTCGGATGTGATCTCGTACCATTGCTACGACAATCCGGAATTGCATTTACGCACCATTGAACTGCTCAAGTTCCATGGCAAACCTTTGATATGTACGGAATACATGGCGCGTACGCGCAACAGTACTTTTACGAATATCCTGCCACTGCTGAAAAAGGAAAATGTAGTCGCCATAAACTGGGGATTTGTAGATGGAAAAACCAATACCAAATATGCCTGGGATACGCCAATGGCAGATGGTGGAGAACCTGCATTGTGGTTTCACGAGATTTTTAAGGCTGATGGGAGCCCCTACAAAAACGAAGAAACAGAGCTGATCAGAAAAGTAACAGGTGTCAAATAA
- a CDS encoding glycoside hydrolase family 43 protein, giving the protein MNTKLLYLLLGLTLLSWGIAKKNAAVTSDAAVHTSLVNPALPGDNPDPSIIRIGDVYYATSTTNEWAPYFTIYKSTNLKDWTLINHVFPEGFKDMKNQWGENNFWASELAYDAKQKRIYVYYTAHNREVKGNPGLQCGVAWIDADQIESGKFSDNGPVIIEDDCGAIDAFELQENGKIYAFWKNDGNGCGKESWIWMQEINESRTKLLGQKKKVFTNSQPWETALVEGACFFKMGDYIYSLYAVGGCCDARCNYKTGIARTKNLASGVWEKYDKNPVMVSNDRWKCPGHGTVVRTADDRLFMLYHAFNKNYDVFVGREGIIEELKQGADGWPVLHNAIVANRPKAELDFFDDFENKKKLDLVWQWPSKLHRPAMLFDNGLKLSASGGNRDLGTFLGQFIKSVDFDIVAQVEPGNAAAGICLGGAILNSKWPGELGGIGIAASKKGYIVFSNLDGRYTVLKQLNEPLTGISTLKVKISGGGKLMDMFYRNGASGWKKFHTLEFDADKYVPWGMGYRAGIVVKGKPSESGLFKNFELKNN; this is encoded by the coding sequence ATGAATACTAAACTACTATACCTGTTACTCGGTCTAACGCTGCTCTCCTGGGGCATTGCTAAAAAAAATGCCGCTGTCACTTCAGATGCCGCTGTTCATACGTCGCTTGTTAACCCGGCTTTACCTGGCGACAATCCTGATCCCTCTATTATAAGGATCGGAGACGTGTATTATGCTACCTCTACAACAAACGAATGGGCACCTTATTTTACCATCTACAAGTCAACCAACCTCAAAGACTGGACTTTGATCAATCACGTATTTCCTGAAGGGTTTAAGGACATGAAGAACCAATGGGGGGAAAATAATTTCTGGGCATCGGAATTGGCTTATGATGCAAAACAAAAACGGATTTATGTGTATTATACTGCGCATAACCGTGAAGTTAAAGGAAATCCGGGTTTGCAATGTGGTGTGGCCTGGATAGATGCAGATCAGATTGAATCCGGTAAATTCAGCGATAATGGGCCGGTTATCATTGAAGACGATTGCGGCGCTATAGATGCTTTTGAACTCCAGGAGAATGGGAAGATCTATGCCTTTTGGAAAAACGATGGTAATGGCTGTGGAAAAGAAAGCTGGATATGGATGCAGGAAATCAATGAAAGCCGCACAAAATTATTGGGCCAGAAAAAAAAGGTATTTACAAATAGCCAGCCCTGGGAAACAGCGCTGGTAGAAGGGGCCTGTTTTTTCAAAATGGGAGATTACATCTATAGCCTTTACGCTGTTGGGGGCTGCTGCGATGCCCGCTGTAATTATAAAACAGGAATTGCCAGAACCAAAAACCTGGCCAGCGGGGTTTGGGAGAAATACGATAAAAACCCGGTTATGGTAAGTAACGACAGGTGGAAATGCCCTGGTCACGGTACTGTTGTCCGGACCGCAGACGACAGGCTATTTATGCTTTACCATGCCTTTAACAAAAATTATGACGTGTTTGTTGGCCGTGAAGGCATTATTGAAGAATTAAAGCAGGGCGCAGACGGATGGCCGGTACTCCACAATGCAATAGTTGCCAACCGGCCGAAAGCGGAACTCGACTTTTTTGACGATTTTGAAAATAAGAAAAAACTGGATCTGGTTTGGCAATGGCCCTCAAAGTTGCACAGGCCCGCAATGCTTTTTGATAATGGTCTTAAACTGAGTGCCTCAGGCGGTAACCGGGACTTGGGGACGTTCCTTGGGCAGTTCATTAAATCTGTCGACTTTGATATTGTTGCTCAGGTTGAACCGGGCAATGCTGCCGCGGGAATCTGCTTGGGCGGTGCAATACTCAACAGTAAGTGGCCTGGTGAACTGGGGGGAATTGGCATTGCAGCTTCGAAAAAAGGATATATAGTTTTTAGTAATTTAGATGGAAGATATACGGTGCTGAAGCAACTGAATGAACCATTGACGGGGATCAGCACGTTAAAAGTGAAGATCAGCGGGGGAGGAAAGTTAATGGATATGTTTTACAGGAACGGTGCTTCCGGCTGGAAAAAGTTCCATACCCTGGAATTTGATGCCGACAAGTATGTACCCTGGGGAATGGGCTACAGGGCTGGCATAGTGGTGAAAGGTAAGCCTTCGGAAAGCGGGCTTTTTAAAAATTTTGAACTAAAGAACAATTGA
- a CDS encoding aldose epimerase family protein, which translates to MKKNLLLMNCCLALIVGGCAVNHKNNEQLIPSQGNFKQVIAGKPVELYLLKNGAGMCAAITNYGGRLVSLLVPDQKGDLTSIVVGFDSLAGYINSTEPYFGATIGRYGNRIAAGKFTLEGKDYQLSANNGPNTLHGGKQGFQYKVWDAVKQGDSVLTLSYHSADGEEGFPGNLQVSVTYTLTSDNRLKLDYQAQTDQTTVVNLTNHAFFNLNGEGSGSVNDHLLQINAANYTPVDSTLIPTGQVKPVEGTPFDFSKPLSIGKRLDLPDEQLRFGKGYDHNYVLDAAGLNTLAAEVEGEKSGIVMQIYTTEPGLQFYGGNFMERKNKLRKGVDEFRTAFCLETQHFPDSPNQPAFPTTVLKPGQVYESHSVYAFSVRKKAAQSNKL; encoded by the coding sequence ATGAAAAAAAACTTACTGTTAATGAATTGCTGCCTGGCCCTGATAGTTGGCGGATGTGCTGTAAATCATAAAAACAATGAACAACTGATACCCAGCCAGGGGAATTTTAAACAGGTGATAGCCGGGAAGCCGGTTGAATTGTACCTTTTAAAAAATGGCGCTGGTATGTGTGCCGCTATAACCAATTACGGCGGACGGCTCGTATCACTGCTGGTCCCTGATCAAAAAGGGGATTTAACCAGTATAGTGGTTGGGTTTGACAGTCTGGCCGGTTATATCAACAGTACTGAGCCCTATTTTGGCGCAACAATCGGGCGTTATGGAAACCGGATAGCGGCCGGGAAGTTTACGCTGGAAGGTAAGGATTACCAGCTGTCTGCAAACAATGGCCCGAATACCCTGCACGGGGGAAAACAAGGCTTTCAATACAAAGTATGGGATGCGGTGAAGCAGGGCGATTCTGTTTTGACCCTTAGCTATCATTCTGCTGATGGAGAGGAGGGCTTCCCCGGCAATTTGCAGGTCAGTGTTACTTATACCCTGACCAGTGACAATCGCCTGAAGCTGGATTACCAGGCCCAGACCGATCAGACTACGGTTGTAAACCTGACCAATCATGCTTTTTTCAACCTGAACGGTGAAGGCTCCGGGTCTGTAAATGATCATTTACTGCAGATCAATGCTGCAAACTATACCCCGGTAGACAGCACATTAATTCCTACAGGGCAGGTAAAGCCGGTAGAGGGTACACCATTTGACTTCAGCAAGCCCCTCAGCATTGGTAAAAGGCTGGACCTGCCAGATGAACAACTCCGCTTTGGTAAGGGCTATGATCACAATTATGTATTGGATGCAGCTGGCCTGAACACATTGGCTGCTGAAGTTGAAGGCGAGAAAAGCGGGATTGTCATGCAGATCTATACCACAGAACCCGGACTGCAGTTTTACGGGGGCAATTTTATGGAGCGTAAAAATAAGCTGCGTAAAGGAGTGGACGAGTTCCGGACTGCATTTTGCCTGGAGACACAACATTTTCCGGACAGTCCTAACCAGCCTGCTTTTCCAACCACAGTCTTAAAGCCCGGACAGGTATATGAAAGTCACTCGGTTTACGCATTTTCTGTTCGCAAAAAGGCGGCACAATCCAATAAACTTTGA